Within the Lentisphaera araneosa HTCC2155 genome, the region GGTGATGAAAGAAATCTCGTTCGCGGCTTATTGCATAGTGAAGGCATTAGTTCCGAGGGTTTTGAAAGCTTTTCAGTTGAAGAATGGGAAAAAGGTTTAGTGGCTCGGGCAAAAATAAAGACTCAGGGCAAAATTGAAGGGCGTCGATTTGGTTCGAGCCCCTCATGTGGGATTTGCGGGAAACGCAATGTGGAGAATTTGTTTACTAAGCTCGACCCTTTAGAGGATAATTTTCTTATTGACCACGAATTTTTACAAGTTGCCTTTGCGAAGTCCGCAAAAGAGCAATTACTCTTTTCTTTAACAGGGGGAAGTCACGCGGCTGCAGCCTTTGCTGAAGATGGATCAATTCTTTGCTTATTTGAGGATATTGGGCGTCATAATGCCGTTGATAAAGTCGTGGGTTTTTTACTGGAGAACAATTTATTGATGCAAGCGAAGCTACTCACAGTGAGTGGCCGGGTTTCTTTTGAAATAATACAAAAATGCAATCGGGCAGGAATTCCCGTATTAGCTTCGATCTCAGCTCCATCTTCACTCGCAGTGGAATGGGCGGAAAATTTAAATATGACTCTAGCTGCATTTTGCCGTGAAGATCGAGTAACTTTTTACTCCTCTTTAGAACGCGCTAGAGAAGTCGTTTAGGAATTATAAGATGTCTAAAGAATACGCAGGTGGCTGGGGTGCTTTAAAATCATCCATGAAATTTATGCAGAGGGAAGCTTTTGCAAAGAGCGCAAAAACACTTTTTAAAATGAATCAACCCAAGGGTTTTGATTGCCCGGGTTGTGCTTGGCCAGACCCCAAAGAGACTTCTATGTCGGAGTTTTGTGAGAATGGTGTAAAAGCACTGACTTACGAAACGACAAAAAAACGCGCGAGTTCCGCAACTTTTATGAATCATACCGTGACGGAAATGCAGTCGTGGTCAGATTTTAAACTCGAAGATCAAGGGCGTTTGACCGAGCCCTTTGTGTATAATGATTTAAGCGACAAATATGAGCCCATTTCTTGGGACGATGCCTTTGCGATCATCGCAAAAGAATTGAAGGCTTTAGATAATCCCGACGAGGCTCTTTTTTATACCTCTGGTCGAACTTCTAATGAAGCCGCCTTCCTATATCAGCTCATGGGGCGTATGTATGGGACGAATAACTTCCCCGACTGCTCCAATTTGTGTCATGAGTCGACGGGCGTGGGTATGGGAGAAAGTGTTGGCATTGGTAAAGGTACCGTGCTTTTAGACGATTTTGAAAAAGCTGATGCAATCTATGTTTTTGGGCAGAATCCAGGCACCAATCACCCGAGAATGCTAGCAGAACTGCAAACTGCCGCCAAGCGTGGTTGTAAGATTTTGAGTTTTAATCCGCTCGTTGAAGCGGGGCTTAAAGGTTTTATTCACCCTCAGGATCCCGTTGGCATGGGACTTAATAAAGTGAGTCCCATTTCGAGTCATTATTACCAGCCCCTCATTGGGGGTGATTTAGCGGCGATTCGCGGAATGATTAAGCACCTCTTTGAGAGTGGAGTGAAATTAGATGAGGCGTTTATTGAGGAGCATTGCTCCGGTTTTGATGAATACAAGGCCCTCGTTGAGTCAGTTTCTTGGGAGGAAATCTTACGTGAATCGGGTTTGCCGAAGGCGCAAATCATCGAGGCTGCGGAAGTCTATGCAAATTCTGATCGTGTCATTGCTTGTTGGGCGATGGGGCTAACTCAGCACCGTCATGGCGTAGCCAATATTCAGGAAGTAATCAACTTATTGTTGCTCAAGGGCAATATTGGTAGAGAAGGAGCAGGCGCCTGCCCGGTACGTGGCCATAGTAATGTTCAGGGCGACCGTACAGTAGGGATTACAGAATTCCCCAAAGAAGATTTTTTAGTGAAGTTAGAGCAAGAGTTCGATTTTACTGCGCCACGTAAACACGGTTTAAGTGCGGTACACGCTATCGAAGCAATGGAGAAAGGTGAGGCTAAGGTATTTGTCGGTATGGGCGGTAATTTCGCCTCTGCTACGCCCGATACAGAAAAGACTTTTAAAGCCATGCAATCTTGTGAATTGACGGTGCATGTTTCGACTCACCTCAATAGGAGTCATGTGATTCATGGGAAGAAAGCTTTAATATTGCCTTGTATTGGCCGTTCGGAAAAAGATCTTCAAGCTTCTGGCTTACAGAGTGTGACGGTTGAGGACTCGATGTCCATGGTACACGCTTCCACAGGTAGTAATGAGCCGGCATCCACATCTTTAAAATCTGAGCCTGCCATTGTTGCGGGGATATCAAAAGCTTTGTTTGGTAGCGAGAAAGTTGACTGGGATGGATTGATTGCGAACTACGCAAATATACGTAATAAAATTGAGGCTGTTATACCTGGATTTGATCAATATAACAAAAAGATTCAGGTGCCAGGTGGTTTTCACTTACGCAATTCGGCACGCCTTCGCGAATGGAAAACGGCAACAGATAAAGCACGTTTCATTTCAAATGAACTTCCTGCACACAACCTTGAAGAAGGTCAGTTAAGGCTAATGACTATGCGCTCTCATGATCAATATAATACGACGATCTATGGCATGGATGATCGCTATCGTGGGATCAAGAATGAGCGTAAAGTCATTTTTCTAAATGAGACGGATATGAAAAATTTTGGCCTCACAGAAAGTGACTCGGTCAGAATCACCAGTTACGCGAGTGATGGAGTTCAGAGATCTGTGGAAGGTTTCCGTCCAGTGAAATATGATATACCGCAGAATTGTGCGGGTGCTTACTTCCCAGAGACAAATCCCTTGGTGGGCTTAAGCGATCATGCGAAACGTAGTTTTACACCGATGTCGAAGTTTATCGTGGTGCGATTAGAGAAGCTTTAGTCATCTTCGCTTTTAGCTTTAACTTCTAAGCTGAGGCTGATGATATTTCTTTCATCAGCTTCAAGAATCGTGGCAGTAAAAAATTCACAGTCTACTTCAGTTTTGGCTGTGGGAATATCGCCCGTAAGGTTAAAGATGTAAGCGCCAATTGTGTCGTATTCTTCATCCGGGATTGCACTGTCTAAAGCTTGGTTGATATCATCTATCGTAGCCCGAGGATCAATGATCGCAAAGCCTGGCCTTTGAATTTGAATTTGGCTCACTTCTTCAGTGTCAAATTCATCGTGGATTTCACCGACAATTTCTTCTAAGAGGTCTTCCATTGTGACTAAGCCAGCGGTTCCGCCAAACTCGTCTTGTACAATAGCGAGATGAATTTTCTTTTTACGAAAGTTAGGAAGGCTGAGGTCAAGGGTTTCAGTTTCTTGAACGAATTCTACAGGACGAAGTAAGTCATTAAGTTTGGATTGGCAAATTTTACTGTAGTCCAAGAAATCTTTGGCGTAGACAAGGCCGATGATTTGGTCGGGTTTCTCATCGTAAACGGGGAGACGACTATAGCCACTGCTGATGAAGAGTTTTTTGATTTCCTCAAGTGGAGTTTCTTTTTCGACTCCAGTGATCGAAGTTCGAGGTGTCATGACTTCTCGAATACTGGTGTCATCCAAATTAAAAACACCTTTGATCATACGGGCTTCTTCATCTTCGATTGAGTCTTCATCATCGTTCTCTTCGTCTTCTTCTACGAGAGATAAAATTTCGTCTTCCGCTGAGGCCTTGGTTGTGTTGTTATCGCTCTCTTCGAGACGAGCCTCGTGCTTATTGTGCAAGCTAAGGACAACTGTGATATAAGGCAGGAGAATGATGTTTAGAACTTTGAGGATGTCTAAAGAGTTGCTAAGGATCGTTATGCCAAAGTTTCGAGTCCAAATAGATCCCAGTACTTCTC harbors:
- the fdhD gene encoding formate dehydrogenase accessory sulfurtransferase FdhD; protein product: MQKIQSVSSFKNEAGSSRQQKDCLLVETPLQIIVNGEDLSLTMQTPGDERNLVRGLLHSEGISSEGFESFSVEEWEKGLVARAKIKTQGKIEGRRFGSSPSCGICGKRNVENLFTKLDPLEDNFLIDHEFLQVAFAKSAKEQLLFSLTGGSHAAAAFAEDGSILCLFEDIGRHNAVDKVVGFLLENNLLMQAKLLTVSGRVSFEIIQKCNRAGIPVLASISAPSSLAVEWAENLNMTLAAFCREDRVTFYSSLERAREVV
- a CDS encoding FdhF/YdeP family oxidoreductase; this translates as MSKEYAGGWGALKSSMKFMQREAFAKSAKTLFKMNQPKGFDCPGCAWPDPKETSMSEFCENGVKALTYETTKKRASSATFMNHTVTEMQSWSDFKLEDQGRLTEPFVYNDLSDKYEPISWDDAFAIIAKELKALDNPDEALFYTSGRTSNEAAFLYQLMGRMYGTNNFPDCSNLCHESTGVGMGESVGIGKGTVLLDDFEKADAIYVFGQNPGTNHPRMLAELQTAAKRGCKILSFNPLVEAGLKGFIHPQDPVGMGLNKVSPISSHYYQPLIGGDLAAIRGMIKHLFESGVKLDEAFIEEHCSGFDEYKALVESVSWEEILRESGLPKAQIIEAAEVYANSDRVIACWAMGLTQHRHGVANIQEVINLLLLKGNIGREGAGACPVRGHSNVQGDRTVGITEFPKEDFLVKLEQEFDFTAPRKHGLSAVHAIEAMEKGEAKVFVGMGGNFASATPDTEKTFKAMQSCELTVHVSTHLNRSHVIHGKKALILPCIGRSEKDLQASGLQSVTVEDSMSMVHASTGSNEPASTSLKSEPAIVAGISKALFGSEKVDWDGLIANYANIRNKIEAVIPGFDQYNKKIQVPGGFHLRNSARLREWKTATDKARFISNELPAHNLEEGQLRLMTMRSHDQYNTTIYGMDDRYRGIKNERKVIFLNETDMKNFGLTESDSVRITSYASDGVQRSVEGFRPVKYDIPQNCAGAYFPETNPLVGLSDHAKRSFTPMSKFIVVRLEKL
- a CDS encoding hemolysin family protein, which codes for MGMLILVGLLALACWTGACRSSLRKLTGGILRTLEDKTQKNCQYINDNRPRFGFVLRASSFTFTTSYTLVAHKIFILDGAKNTRTEDIAYFALVMVLYLLTREVLGSIWTRNFGITILSNSLDILKVLNIILLPYITVVLSLHNKHEARLEESDNNTTKASAEDEILSLVEEDEENDDEDSIEDEEARMIKGVFNLDDTSIREVMTPRTSITGVEKETPLEEIKKLFISSGYSRLPVYDEKPDQIIGLVYAKDFLDYSKICQSKLNDLLRPVEFVQETETLDLSLPNFRKKKIHLAIVQDEFGGTAGLVTMEDLLEEIVGEIHDEFDTEEVSQIQIQRPGFAIIDPRATIDDINQALDSAIPDEEYDTIGAYIFNLTGDIPTAKTEVDCEFFTATILEADERNIISLSLEVKAKSEDD